The DNA segment GTCAAGGACAACGCCGTTTTCGGCGCGTATGGCTTCGACATCGGGACGGGACAACGGTACGTGATCCACGCCGATGCCGTGGTTCTCGCCGCGGGCGGGCACACCCGGATCTGGCGGCGCACGTCGTCGCGGAGGGACGAGAACACGGGCGACGCTTTCCGGCTCGCCGTGCTCGCGGGCGGGCGGATCAGAGATCCCGAACTCGTGCAGTTCCATCCCTCCGGCCTGATCGAACCGGAGAACGCGGCCGGAACTCTCGTGTCGGAGGCGGCGAGGGGAGAGGGCGGCATCCTGCGCAACGCCGATGGCGAGCGGTTCATGGCTCGCTACGACCCAGATCGCCTTGAACTGTCCACACGCGACCGGGTCGCGCTCGCGGCCTACACCGAGATCAAGGAGGGGAGGGGAACACCACGGGGCGGGGTCTGGCTCGACGTGTCGCACCTCCCGCGCGAGACGATCATGAACCGGTTGCCGAGGGTCTACCAGACGCTGCTGGAATTGCAGATGCTCGACATCACCAGTGATCCGGTCGAGGTCGCGCCGACCGCGCACTACTCCATGGGCGGCGTGTGGGTACGGCCGGAGGATCACGGCACCGGCGTCGACGGCCTCTACGCCATCGGGGAGGCCTCCAGCGGGCTGCACGGCGCCAACCGGCTCGGTGGCAACTCGCTCATCGAGTTGCTGGTGTACGGGCGGATCGTCGGCGAGGAGGCCGCGCGTTACTCGGCACGGCTGCCCGCCCAGCGCCGGTCGAAGGAGGCACTGGCACTGGCCCGTGCGGAGGTCGACGAGCTGCTCGCCGCGGACGGCCCGGAAAACGTGCGTGCCCTGCAACGGGCGTTGCGCGACACCATGACCGAGCACGCCGGGGTGGTGCGCGACGAGACCGGGCTGCGCGCGGGACTCGCCGAACTCGACGA comes from the Prauserella marina genome and includes:
- a CDS encoding L-aspartate oxidase; protein product: MNHPEKQLATSVLVIGTGGAGLRAAIELAERGVDVLVLGKRPKSDAHTTLAAGGINAALSTMDKEDTWAQHAADTIKESYLLAHPDIVRVVTENGPRGIADLERWGMPFAREDDGRISQRFFGAHTHRRTAFAGDYTGLEIQRTLVNRAALLNVPVLDTCYVTRILVKDNAVFGAYGFDIGTGQRYVIHADAVVLAAGGHTRIWRRTSSRRDENTGDAFRLAVLAGGRIRDPELVQFHPSGLIEPENAAGTLVSEAARGEGGILRNADGERFMARYDPDRLELSTRDRVALAAYTEIKEGRGTPRGGVWLDVSHLPRETIMNRLPRVYQTLLELQMLDITSDPVEVAPTAHYSMGGVWVRPEDHGTGVDGLYAIGEASSGLHGANRLGGNSLIELLVYGRIVGEEAARYSARLPAQRRSKEALALARAEVDELLAADGPENVRALQRALRDTMTEHAGVVRDETGLRAGLAELDEIERRMAGLGVHPDRAGYTDLAHAFDLKASALAARATMEAALERRETRGCHNRADYPELDPALRVNLVWSGPGKVEREELPPVPDEIAALMREVSSEGKLVE